In Hyperolius riggenbachi isolate aHypRig1 chromosome 10, aHypRig1.pri, whole genome shotgun sequence, a genomic segment contains:
- the LOC137535873 gene encoding gastrula zinc finger protein XlCGF66.1-like, which yields MEEDQSHMTERIFNLTLEIICLLTGESFPPVKSGDHVTITVPPPHSLISERHNKQKILEITRKMMELLTGEVPMRCQDVTVCFSMEEWQHIEGHQDLYKDAMMENQPPLTSPDVSSNRNPPERCTGPLYSQDMYPVTETHQRDVQVLFIPGVVYRKIAPPPTIIRVEN from the exons atggaggaggaccagagtcacatgaccgagaggatattcaaccttaccctggagatcatctgtctgctgactggagag AGTTTTcctccagtgaagtctggtgatcatgtgaccatcacggtgcccccacctcactccctgatatctgagagacacaacaagcagaagatcctggaaatcaccaggaagatgatggagctgctgacaggagag gttcctatgaGATGTCAGGATGTCACCGTCTGTTTCTCCATGGAGGAATGGCAGCATATagaaggacaccaggacctctacaaggacgccatgatggagaatcagccgcccctcacatctcCAG atgtatccagtaacagaaacccaccagagagatgtacaggtcctctttattcccaggat atgtatccagtaacagaaacccatcagagagatgtacaggtcctctttattcccggggTTGTCTACAGGAAGATCgccccaccccccaccattatcag GGTGGAGAACTGA